In Anseongella ginsenosidimutans, one genomic interval encodes:
- a CDS encoding YegP family protein: MGKFIIKTTKNGEFHFVLKAGNGEPILSGETYSSKSGCKNGIESVRKNAPIDERYEKKTSSNGKYYFVLKAGNHEPIGTSEMYESSSGRDKGIDSVKRNAPEAEVVEEQPA, encoded by the coding sequence ATGGGAAAATTTATTATCAAAACAACCAAGAACGGTGAATTTCATTTTGTTCTCAAGGCTGGTAACGGTGAGCCGATCCTCTCGGGTGAAACGTATTCTTCCAAGTCGGGATGTAAGAATGGGATTGAGTCGGTTCGGAAAAATGCTCCGATTGATGAGCGGTATGAGAAGAAGACGTCTTCAAACGGGAAGTATTATTTTGTTTTAAAGGCAGGAAATCATGAGCCTATTGGAACGAGTGAAATGTATGAGAGTTCCTCGGGACGAGACAAGGGGATTGATTCGGTGAAGCGGAATGCGCCGGAGGCGGAGGTGGTGGAGGAACAACCCGCCTAG
- a CDS encoding transposase — MSRRKFTSEFKVKVVMEALSERYTIQELGRKYEIHPTQITTWKTQFLKNASAVFDKPVKDAKSEAQEKEEHYLKVIGQQKVEIDFLKKALS, encoded by the coding sequence ATGAGTAGGAGAAAGTTTACTTCGGAGTTTAAAGTCAAGGTGGTCATGGAGGCCTTGAGCGAGCGTTACACGATTCAGGAGCTTGGTCGCAAGTACGAGATCCATCCCACGCAGATCACTACCTGGAAGACTCAGTTTTTGAAAAATGCCAGCGCCGTTTTTGACAAACCAGTAAAGGATGCCAAAAGCGAGGCCCAGGAGAAGGAAGAGCATTATTTGAAGGTGATCGGCCAGCAAAAGGTCGAGATTGATTTTTTAAAAAAAGCCTTGTCATGA
- a CDS encoding IS3 family transposase, translating to MSQDKQQRQRHIDKAGMLSIVRQCELLEVPRSSFYYKPLGESELNLELMRLIDEEYLLHPWLGVPRMTTWLRKDKGYKINPKRIERLYRLMGLSATGPKPNTSKKGKGALHRVYKYLLKGLKIVRPNQAWAMDITYIPVQGGYLYLCAIIDLYSRYVVGWSLSNAMSADWCKQTLQGAIARHGCPEILNTDQGSQFTAYEFCDWVTHPERGIKLSMDGKGRAIDNIFIERLWRSVKYKHVYLFPASDGLECYRGLQVYFEYYNTQRRHQSLDDQVPLTVYGQALKQVA from the coding sequence ATGAGCCAGGATAAACAGCAACGTCAGCGACATATTGACAAGGCCGGAATGTTGAGTATTGTCCGTCAGTGCGAGCTTCTTGAGGTTCCTCGCAGCAGTTTTTATTATAAGCCCTTGGGAGAAAGCGAGCTGAATCTGGAGCTTATGCGCCTGATTGATGAAGAATACCTGTTACATCCCTGGCTTGGGGTTCCTCGCATGACCACCTGGCTAAGGAAGGACAAAGGCTATAAGATCAATCCTAAACGCATTGAGCGACTTTACCGGCTGATGGGACTCTCGGCCACAGGCCCTAAGCCCAATACCTCCAAAAAAGGAAAAGGGGCCTTACATAGGGTATACAAATACCTGTTGAAGGGGCTCAAAATTGTGCGCCCTAATCAGGCGTGGGCCATGGACATCACCTATATTCCGGTGCAGGGCGGCTACCTGTATCTATGTGCCATTATTGATCTGTACAGTCGCTATGTGGTAGGCTGGTCGCTGAGCAACGCCATGAGCGCGGATTGGTGTAAACAGACCCTACAAGGAGCCATCGCCCGGCATGGTTGTCCGGAGATTCTCAATACTGATCAGGGAAGCCAGTTCACCGCTTATGAGTTCTGTGATTGGGTTACCCATCCTGAACGGGGAATCAAACTCAGTATGGACGGTAAAGGCCGGGCAATTGACAATATTTTCATAGAACGCCTGTGGAGAAGTGTCAAGTACAAACACGTATACCTGTTCCCGGCCAGCGACGGACTGGAATGCTACCGAGGCCTACAGGTCTATTTTGAGTATTATAATACCCAGAGACGACATCAGAGCCTGGATGACCAAGTCCCGTTGACCGTCTACGGGCAAGCACTAAAACAAGTGGCATAG
- the mobC gene encoding conjugal transfer protein MobC, whose amino-acid sequence MNTGEDVQGLRKIADFTRLISIFVLAIHVYLTCYEAFIDWGFTAEITDRLVAQIARTGLFQNVVIPKLAALLLLGITLLAAKGKKDEKVQISSSLAYLLGGLCLYFASAWVLYLPVRETIRAVSYIGITAAGYLLILSGGTLLSRLVNSSLDTDVFNTAGETFPQEERLLTNEYSVNLPARYRLKSELRKSWINIVNPFRGLLVAGTPGSGKSYFVIRHIIDQHLRKGFSMLLYDFKFDDLSLIAYNTLLKYYKNYKVKPTFWVINFDKILHRCNPLYPESMDDLTDATDSSRTIMLGLNRDWIKKQGDFFVESAINFLAAIIWYLKKYEQGRYCTLPHAIELMQTDYDRLFALLMSEEEIQVLINPFVSAYLRKAMPQVEGQIASAKISLARLASPQLYYVLSGNDFTLDINNPKAPKIVCLGNNPQKLQVYGAVLSLYISRMIKLVNRKNQLKSSLVFDEFPTIYFAGMDSLIATARSNKVATALAVQDFSQLKKDYGAEQASVLTGIVGNVISGQVTGETAKRLSESFGKIMQERESRSISSSDVSVSRSRQLEYAIPASRIASLSSGEFVGMVADTPQEKIRLKMFHAEIQNDHAAIAAEEAGYREIPAVGQVTRRDVMENYYQIKEDIYELLKRECGRIEARQRRAEELARKNAEKQEGLEAGECREQGNKEQGQGLEGDALSM is encoded by the coding sequence ATGAACACCGGAGAAGATGTGCAAGGCTTACGGAAAATCGCTGATTTTACGCGCCTGATCAGCATTTTCGTGCTGGCAATTCACGTTTATCTCACTTGTTATGAGGCGTTTATCGACTGGGGATTTACGGCAGAAATTACCGATCGGCTCGTCGCTCAAATCGCGCGGACGGGATTGTTTCAAAACGTCGTCATTCCCAAGCTGGCTGCTTTGCTGCTGCTGGGGATCACGCTCCTGGCGGCAAAAGGGAAAAAGGACGAGAAGGTTCAAATCAGCAGCAGCCTGGCCTATTTGCTAGGTGGCTTGTGCCTGTACTTTGCGAGCGCGTGGGTCCTGTACCTTCCGGTAAGGGAGACGATCCGCGCTGTTTCCTATATTGGCATTACGGCCGCGGGTTACCTGTTGATCCTGAGCGGGGGTACGCTGCTGTCGCGATTGGTCAACAGTAGCCTGGATACGGACGTGTTTAACACGGCTGGCGAAACGTTTCCGCAGGAGGAGCGTCTTTTGACGAACGAATACAGCGTGAACCTGCCAGCTCGCTATCGTTTGAAAAGTGAACTGCGCAAGAGCTGGATTAATATTGTCAATCCGTTCCGGGGGCTGCTGGTAGCAGGTACGCCCGGGTCGGGCAAGTCTTACTTTGTGATCCGGCACATAATTGACCAGCACCTTCGCAAGGGCTTTTCGATGCTCCTGTACGATTTTAAGTTTGATGACCTCTCGCTCATCGCCTACAATACGCTATTAAAATATTACAAAAATTACAAGGTAAAGCCCACCTTCTGGGTAATTAACTTCGATAAGATCCTGCACCGGTGCAATCCGCTGTATCCTGAAAGCATGGACGACCTCACCGATGCAACCGATTCATCCAGAACCATCATGTTGGGCCTGAACCGGGATTGGATTAAGAAGCAGGGTGATTTTTTCGTGGAAAGCGCTATTAATTTTCTGGCGGCGATTATCTGGTACTTGAAAAAATACGAGCAGGGGCGCTACTGCACGCTTCCTCATGCGATCGAGTTGATGCAAACCGATTATGATCGCTTGTTTGCCTTACTGATGAGCGAGGAAGAGATCCAGGTGCTGATCAATCCTTTTGTGTCGGCTTATCTCCGCAAGGCGATGCCGCAGGTGGAGGGACAAATCGCTTCGGCAAAGATATCCCTGGCCAGGCTGGCTTCTCCCCAGCTGTATTATGTGCTGAGCGGAAATGATTTCACGCTGGATATCAACAATCCGAAAGCGCCCAAGATTGTGTGCCTTGGAAACAACCCGCAAAAGCTCCAGGTCTATGGGGCTGTTCTTTCGCTGTATATCTCCCGGATGATTAAACTGGTGAACCGGAAAAACCAGCTCAAAAGCAGCCTGGTATTCGATGAATTTCCGACGATCTATTTCGCAGGCATGGACAGCTTGATTGCTACTGCGCGCTCCAATAAAGTAGCGACGGCCCTTGCCGTGCAGGATTTCAGCCAGCTTAAAAAAGATTACGGGGCTGAGCAGGCAAGCGTGCTGACCGGGATTGTCGGTAACGTGATTAGCGGGCAGGTGACCGGGGAGACGGCGAAGCGGCTGAGCGAGAGTTTTGGGAAGATCATGCAGGAGCGGGAGAGTCGGAGCATTTCGAGCTCGGATGTGTCGGTGTCCCGGTCGCGGCAGCTGGAGTATGCGATTCCTGCTTCGCGGATTGCTTCGCTGTCTTCGGGGGAGTTTGTGGGGATGGTGGCCGATACGCCGCAGGAAAAGATCCGTTTGAAAATGTTTCATGCCGAAATTCAGAACGATCATGCGGCGATTGCTGCTGAGGAGGCGGGGTACAGGGAGATCCCGGCGGTGGGGCAGGTGACCCGGCGCGATGTGATGGAGAATTATTACCAGATCAAAGAGGACATTTATGAGCTGCTGAAAAGGGAGTGCGGGCGGATTGAGGCGCGGCAACGGCGGGCGGAGGAGCTGGCGCGGAAAAATGCCGAGAAACAGGAGGGACTGGAAGCGGGGGAGTGCCGGGAGCAGGGGAATAAGGAGCAGGGCCAGGGACTGGAAGGGGATGCTTTATCAATGTAG
- a CDS encoding relaxase/mobilization nuclease domain-containing protein codes for MVTKIISGKNIRGLLLYNEHKVSEGQASLIMASRFGTDLDNLDLKAKLTRFEHLTEANSRVKTNALHILLNFDRTDKLTTAAFQQIATRYMQRIGFGEQPYLVYQHHDANHPHIHIVTTNIKPDGKRIDIHGIGRTLSETARKELENEFNLTKAEGRNKSQELDINPIPLEKAHYGKTPTKRAIYNVVSHVLKTYKFTSLAEYNAALKQFNLTADRGKEDTIMFQKRGLVYSIINEEGKRIGIPFKASALAGRPTLDKIEKTFARNKEKRLPHRESLKRRIDQVLGNYHDLTKATFAQELKQQQVAILFRQNAEGLIYGVTFVDHLHKTVFNGSDLGKAYSAKALTAGLSSTDRLKAPKKEPLIPPALPASRFLPSLQVQGEKEALPEVTIELPAPTSVLETLLKQETEYSNFYHPRKKKKRKKRQEPQVDQGLS; via the coding sequence ATGGTTACAAAAATAATCAGCGGAAAGAACATCAGAGGCCTATTGCTCTATAACGAACACAAAGTTTCAGAAGGACAGGCTTCCCTCATTATGGCCAGCCGGTTTGGCACCGACCTGGACAACCTCGACCTAAAAGCCAAACTCACCCGTTTTGAGCACCTCACCGAAGCAAACAGCCGGGTAAAAACCAACGCCCTACACATCCTGTTAAACTTTGACCGCACCGACAAACTCACAACCGCCGCTTTTCAACAAATCGCCACCCGCTATATGCAGCGCATCGGATTCGGCGAACAGCCTTACCTGGTCTACCAGCACCATGATGCCAACCACCCGCATATTCACATCGTCACCACCAACATAAAGCCCGACGGAAAGCGCATCGACATTCACGGCATTGGCCGCACGCTTTCAGAAACCGCCCGAAAAGAATTGGAAAATGAGTTCAATCTCACCAAAGCCGAAGGCCGCAATAAAAGCCAGGAGCTTGATATCAACCCCATCCCGCTGGAAAAAGCCCACTACGGCAAAACGCCTACCAAACGCGCCATTTATAACGTGGTCTCTCACGTTTTAAAAACCTATAAATTTACCTCCCTTGCCGAATACAACGCCGCACTGAAACAATTTAACCTCACTGCCGATAGAGGAAAAGAAGACACCATAATGTTTCAAAAACGCGGTTTGGTGTACTCCATCATTAATGAAGAGGGTAAGCGCATCGGCATCCCGTTTAAAGCCAGCGCCCTGGCGGGAAGGCCCACCCTGGATAAGATAGAAAAAACCTTTGCGCGAAATAAAGAAAAGCGCCTCCCGCACAGGGAAAGCCTGAAGCGGCGCATTGACCAGGTGCTCGGCAACTATCACGACCTCACCAAAGCCACCTTCGCGCAGGAGCTGAAACAGCAGCAGGTAGCCATCCTCTTTCGACAGAACGCCGAGGGGTTAATTTACGGGGTCACCTTTGTGGATCACCTGCACAAAACAGTCTTTAACGGCAGCGACCTGGGTAAGGCCTATAGCGCAAAAGCGCTCACGGCGGGACTGAGCAGCACCGATCGATTAAAAGCGCCCAAGAAGGAACCTTTGATCCCACCCGCATTACCCGCCAGCCGCTTCCTGCCTTCCTTGCAGGTGCAAGGTGAAAAAGAAGCCTTGCCCGAGGTGACCATTGAGCTGCCAGCCCCCACGAGCGTCCTTGAAACCTTATTGAAACAGGAAACCGAGTATAGCAATTTCTATCACCCGAGAAAAAAGAAGAAACGAAAGAAGCGGCAGGAGCCACAGGTCGATCAAGGCCTGTCCTGA
- a CDS encoding mobilization protein has translation MPRKPLKDPENLLNHTLIIRVTENQHKKLKKIAGESDCHSIAEVTRRILAGKKIILFHKDISLNAPMEELTTIRKELKAIGININQQTRYFHASRSAAERAFYVNRTANQYKHIESKVDRLLQLITQLTQKWLQK, from the coding sequence ATGCCCAGAAAGCCGCTAAAAGACCCTGAGAACCTCTTAAACCACACCCTCATCATCCGCGTCACTGAAAACCAGCACAAAAAGCTGAAAAAAATCGCTGGCGAAAGCGACTGCCATTCCATAGCCGAGGTTACCCGGCGGATCCTCGCCGGGAAAAAGATCATCCTCTTTCACAAGGACATCTCTCTGAACGCTCCCATGGAAGAGCTCACCACGATCCGCAAAGAACTCAAAGCCATCGGCATCAATATCAACCAGCAAACCCGGTATTTTCATGCGTCAAGGAGCGCCGCCGAAAGAGCCTTTTACGTCAACCGGACAGCCAACCAATACAAACACATCGAATCAAAAGTAGACCGCTTGCTTCAGCTCATCACCCAACTCACCCAGAAATGGTTACAAAAATAA
- a CDS encoding DUF6624 domain-containing protein, protein MKKFISIIFILCSLYSHSQTWDELIYQGKQERANGNFEKAGELIAKGADLKGTDNFEHYYYAAIMYANANKLDSSFKWLEKCIDAGMYDWARWQRNKRLKALHPDPRWSALKDKMQEAERKHTAALSHPVLRTELKQMWKNDQDLVGKWDEQRKIVDRNTVRLNEIIEQYGWPTRAMIGKDGAWMAWAIAQHSHDLDFQKKCLKLLEGNLQTADAEPVLYAELYDRICRNTGQKQRYGMAIIEENGIKKFYPIEQESAVDKRRRSIGLQPIKVYANENFVGYDK, encoded by the coding sequence ATGAAGAAATTCATATCCATTATTTTTATCCTGTGCAGCCTGTATTCCCACTCCCAAACATGGGACGAACTTATCTATCAGGGAAAACAAGAAAGGGCAAACGGAAACTTTGAAAAGGCCGGAGAACTGATAGCAAAAGGAGCCGATCTCAAGGGGACCGACAATTTTGAGCATTACTATTACGCCGCCATAATGTACGCTAATGCCAATAAATTGGATTCTTCGTTTAAATGGTTGGAAAAATGTATAGACGCCGGCATGTATGATTGGGCAAGGTGGCAGCGAAATAAGCGGCTGAAAGCCTTACACCCGGACCCAAGATGGAGCGCTTTGAAAGATAAGATGCAAGAAGCTGAAAGAAAACATACCGCTGCCCTTTCACACCCCGTGCTAAGGACGGAATTAAAACAGATGTGGAAAAACGACCAGGATTTGGTAGGCAAGTGGGACGAGCAAAGAAAAATAGTGGACCGGAATACCGTTCGTTTGAATGAAATAATTGAGCAATACGGATGGCCCACCAGGGCAATGATCGGGAAAGACGGCGCCTGGATGGCCTGGGCCATTGCCCAACATTCCCATGACCTGGATTTTCAAAAAAAATGCCTGAAATTACTGGAAGGCAATCTCCAAACGGCAGATGCGGAACCTGTTTTATACGCAGAGCTGTATGATCGCATCTGTAGAAACACCGGCCAAAAGCAGAGGTACGGAATGGCCATCATCGAGGAAAACGGGATCAAGAAATTCTATCCCATAGAGCAGGAATCAGCGGTCGATAAAAGAAGGAGATCTATCGGTTTGCAGCCCATAAAAGTTTATGCCAACGAGAACTTTGTTGGGTACGATAAGTAA
- the istA gene encoding IS21 family transposase, which yields MNVFLNKFMMYYEIHRMDREDCSVSYISRTLGINRRTVKKYLLMSEQDYEQHLISGTRRPKTLLPYEGFIKERLTLYPDTSAAQLFDWLKEHHADLPPVSSRTVFNFVASMREKYNIPRTKMLRDCGPVPELPYGLQVQVDFGQYNMRRSDGGTAKVFFLTMVLSRSRYKYVWFLDHPFTTEEAITAHEAGFAFFGGVAGEAVYDQDRLFLISENHGDLILTDAFRQYVRLRAFRLHFCRKADPQSKGKVENVIRYVKQNFLYNRTYYDPDTLQEEALGWLGRTANALTHEGTGKVPYSEWVTEQPFLVPYTPIAVTPVKAAYTVRKDNTICFKSNYYSLPLGTYQGRGSQVTLQVEGTQLVIWGEEGKLICKHTISAGKGQKIINNDHKRDKSGPISALIEEVAALLEEPDLGRQLLQRIRKDKPRYVRDQLLLLREIIQGADKEIVKQALEYALARQIVSATDFRALVAHYGKQKEQKDGQSNIRYLNPLGGKLPLAALTAPDKSNIDDYEQLLNGK from the coding sequence ATGAATGTATTCTTGAACAAATTTATGATGTATTACGAGATTCACCGCATGGACCGCGAAGATTGTTCCGTGTCCTACATCAGCCGAACGCTGGGCATTAACCGACGAACCGTCAAAAAGTACCTGCTCATGAGCGAGCAGGACTATGAGCAGCACCTGATCAGTGGAACCCGGCGCCCCAAAACACTGCTGCCTTATGAAGGGTTTATCAAAGAACGCTTAACCCTTTACCCGGACACATCAGCCGCTCAGTTGTTTGATTGGCTGAAGGAGCATCATGCTGATCTCCCCCCGGTTAGTAGCCGAACTGTTTTTAATTTCGTCGCCTCCATGCGGGAAAAATACAACATCCCCCGCACCAAAATGTTGAGAGACTGTGGCCCCGTCCCTGAGCTTCCCTATGGGCTGCAGGTCCAGGTTGATTTCGGGCAATACAATATGCGCAGAAGTGATGGCGGTACTGCCAAGGTCTTTTTTTTGACGATGGTACTTTCCCGGTCCCGCTACAAGTATGTTTGGTTCCTGGATCATCCGTTTACTACTGAGGAGGCCATCACCGCTCATGAAGCAGGGTTTGCTTTCTTTGGCGGAGTCGCCGGGGAAGCCGTTTATGACCAGGACCGGCTGTTTCTTATCAGTGAAAACCATGGTGACCTGATCCTGACCGATGCCTTCCGGCAGTATGTCCGTCTGCGCGCCTTCCGCCTCCACTTCTGCCGCAAGGCAGATCCCCAGAGCAAGGGAAAGGTGGAGAACGTGATCCGGTATGTCAAGCAGAACTTCCTGTATAACCGTACCTATTACGACCCGGACACCCTGCAGGAAGAAGCATTAGGCTGGTTGGGGCGCACCGCCAATGCCCTCACCCACGAGGGAACCGGCAAGGTCCCTTACAGCGAATGGGTCACTGAGCAGCCATTCCTGGTTCCTTACACACCCATTGCCGTTACCCCGGTGAAGGCAGCTTATACCGTGCGAAAAGACAACACCATCTGCTTCAAAAGTAATTACTACTCTCTTCCCCTGGGCACCTACCAGGGCAGGGGAAGTCAGGTCACCCTTCAGGTGGAGGGCACTCAGCTGGTAATCTGGGGGGAAGAAGGCAAATTGATTTGCAAGCATACCATCTCTGCGGGGAAGGGACAGAAGATCATCAATAACGATCACAAACGGGATAAGTCAGGGCCCATCTCGGCACTTATCGAAGAGGTAGCCGCTTTGCTGGAAGAGCCGGATCTGGGGCGGCAGCTGCTGCAGCGGATCCGGAAAGACAAGCCCCGTTACGTGCGCGATCAGCTGCTACTGCTCAGGGAGATCATCCAGGGAGCCGATAAGGAGATCGTGAAACAAGCCCTGGAATATGCCCTTGCCCGGCAGATCGTCAGCGCCACCGATTTTCGGGCTCTGGTAGCACACTATGGCAAACAAAAGGAGCAGAAAGACGGCCAAAGCAACATCCGCTATCTAAACCCCTTAGGAGGGAAGCTTCCGCTGGCGGCCCTGACAGCCCCCGATAAAAGTAATATCGATGATTACGAGCAATTGTTAAACGGTAAATAA
- the istB gene encoding IS21-like element helper ATPase IstB, translated as MTEKKEQIKHLCKQFKMSGIAHSLDTLIAQGESQEMGLTEFTWNLLETEASHRQQREMERRLKTARLPASSSLEAYDATVENGLPKNRLNQLRELNWLDQIYNIILLGPSGVGKTHLAAGLCRDAIQGGYNAFFRTMEDIMNMLKMKDMTRSAMADYKRLTKAQLIVIDDMMLFPVEKAQAVALFNFINHLYESTSFIITTNKMPAEWAGLLGDEVLATALLDRLLYRCEAITLTGKSYRLKHRKSIFEHSTA; from the coding sequence ATGACAGAAAAAAAAGAACAGATCAAACACCTGTGCAAGCAGTTTAAGATGAGCGGGATCGCCCACTCCCTGGACACGCTCATCGCCCAGGGGGAATCCCAGGAAATGGGCCTGACCGAATTCACCTGGAATCTTCTTGAGACAGAAGCTTCCCATCGCCAGCAGCGGGAAATGGAAAGGCGGTTAAAAACCGCCCGCCTGCCTGCCTCCTCTTCCCTGGAAGCCTACGATGCCACCGTGGAGAACGGCCTTCCTAAAAATCGCTTAAATCAGCTCAGGGAGCTTAACTGGTTAGATCAAATCTATAATATCATCCTGCTCGGTCCCAGCGGCGTGGGTAAAACACATTTGGCGGCCGGTCTCTGCAGAGACGCCATCCAGGGAGGGTACAATGCCTTCTTCCGAACAATGGAGGATATTATGAATATGCTGAAAATGAAAGACATGACCCGATCTGCCATGGCCGACTATAAACGCCTGACCAAGGCACAACTCATCGTCATCGACGATATGATGCTCTTCCCGGTAGAAAAAGCTCAGGCCGTCGCCTTGTTCAACTTCATTAACCATTTGTATGAAAGCACTTCCTTCATTATCACTACCAATAAGATGCCGGCTGAATGGGCAGGCCTGCTGGGCGACGAGGTCCTGGCAACCGCTCTATTGGACCGCCTGCTCTACCGGTGCGAAGCCATCACACTCACCGGAAAAAGCTATCGTTTAAAGCATCGAAAATCTATCTTTGAACACTCCACTGCTTAA
- a CDS encoding CocE/NonD family hydrolase: MPKTVHFEFPVTTRLYTEIYTPESTAEDLPIIFTRTPYGVRTANSSYGDYRLKGAYKTLAEEKYIFVFQDMRGKYNSEGKYALLRPILDTSPTNESTDAFDTMDWLISNIPHNNGKIGMTGNSYNSWLAAMALINPHPALAAVNLQGTPADLYIGDDFYHQGAFRLSPSFGYAIIEHEQRGFKFENNDAYQWFLERGSLENINSAEFLNKENPYWNDFMAHLNYDEFWKTRSITSYLKNTTVPTLNVVGWWDDQDFYGSLKIYEQLEKHDSLNLNNLVAGPWYHAGWEDPDDYYKQIHLGGSVSTYYLTEIQAPWFKYHLKNEGDFSQAEATVYRTGKNQWENFSEWPQKENISPVKWYLNQGFKLSLDKPTVSNSYSSYISDPKNPVPYMEGTVPGFWQRGSLGWKADNQSVFTNRGDVLTWVSEPLTEDVDISGSIKMKLCASTSGTDCDWVVKLIDVFPSNYNPEIENTKYDMDDFQMLIADEVIRAKYRNDLSSPEPVNPNQIIEYKIDLLSKSHRFKKGHRIMIHIQSSWFPLIDMNPQKFIDIGKAKPHDYKRATQKIYHSEMNASYIELPTMKKPPKKK, encoded by the coding sequence TTGCCAAAAACTGTGCACTTTGAGTTTCCGGTTACAACCCGTCTTTATACCGAAATTTATACCCCTGAAAGCACTGCAGAAGACTTACCCATCATATTTACCCGTACCCCATACGGTGTGAGGACAGCTAATTCCAGTTATGGAGACTATCGACTAAAAGGTGCGTATAAAACCTTGGCAGAAGAAAAATACATTTTCGTATTTCAGGACATGAGAGGGAAATATAATTCCGAAGGAAAATACGCCTTACTTCGGCCAATACTGGACACATCTCCGACAAATGAAAGCACTGATGCTTTCGATACCATGGACTGGCTAATCAGCAATATCCCCCATAACAATGGAAAGATTGGAATGACCGGAAACTCATACAACTCGTGGCTTGCCGCCATGGCACTGATCAATCCGCATCCTGCCCTCGCAGCTGTTAATCTTCAAGGCACACCTGCCGACCTATACATCGGGGACGATTTTTATCACCAAGGCGCTTTCCGCTTAAGCCCAAGTTTTGGATACGCCATCATAGAGCATGAACAGCGCGGTTTCAAGTTTGAAAATAACGATGCCTATCAATGGTTTCTGGAAAGGGGCTCGTTGGAAAATATAAACAGCGCAGAGTTTCTAAACAAGGAGAACCCTTATTGGAATGACTTCATGGCTCACCTCAATTATGATGAATTCTGGAAAACCAGGTCGATAACCAGCTATTTAAAGAATACAACCGTTCCAACGTTGAATGTTGTTGGATGGTGGGACGATCAGGATTTTTATGGCTCATTAAAAATCTACGAACAACTCGAAAAGCACGATTCTTTGAACCTGAATAACCTTGTAGCCGGGCCTTGGTATCATGCTGGCTGGGAAGACCCGGATGATTATTATAAACAAATTCACCTTGGTGGTTCCGTTTCAACGTACTACTTGACAGAAATACAAGCACCATGGTTCAAATATCATTTAAAAAATGAAGGTGACTTCTCCCAGGCGGAGGCAACTGTCTACAGAACCGGTAAAAACCAGTGGGAGAACTTCAGCGAATGGCCACAAAAAGAAAACATCAGTCCTGTAAAGTGGTATCTAAATCAAGGGTTTAAATTATCGTTAGACAAGCCGACTGTTTCCAATAGTTATAGCAGTTATATTTCAGACCCTAAAAACCCCGTTCCCTACATGGAAGGAACAGTTCCCGGTTTTTGGCAAAGGGGTAGTTTGGGCTGGAAAGCAGACAATCAATCTGTTTTCACAAATAGAGGCGATGTTCTTACATGGGTTTCCGAACCTTTGACAGAAGATGTGGATATTTCCGGAAGTATAAAAATGAAGCTTTGTGCAAGTACCTCCGGTACTGATTGTGATTGGGTAGTTAAACTAATAGATGTATTCCCCTCCAATTACAATCCAGAAATCGAAAATACCAAATATGATATGGACGACTTTCAAATGCTGATAGCAGATGAAGTAATAAGAGCTAAATATAGGAATGATCTCAGCAGCCCCGAACCCGTTAACCCGAATCAAATTATAGAATACAAAATTGACCTTCTATCAAAAAGCCATAGATTTAAAAAAGGGCATAGAATAATGATTCATATTCAAAGCTCATGGTTTCCGCTCATTGATATGAACCCACAAAAGTTTATTGATATTGGCAAGGCAAAACCCCATGATTATAAAAGAGCAACGCAAAAGATATATCATTCAGAGATGAATGCGAGTTACATAGAATTACCAACCATGAAAAAGCCACCAAAAAAGAAATGA